One part of the Chryseobacterium sp. 7 genome encodes these proteins:
- a CDS encoding DUF3887 domain-containing protein — translation MKKLLTLLFIVYSVLSFSQDRKEIGNTFIKTLLIDKNTEKAHSYFDSSVAGLIPVEQLKSITEQLQEQLGGLKNILEVNHEGNTYYYYSEFEKTKLDVQLTFSDSNKLMGFFLIPHKTFEKPDEKTTLKIKSDAIELNGTLLIPPSNDKKRLVVFVHGSGANDRDETIGENKPFKDIAEYLLANGIASYRYDKRTYTYPEAFNEKSTVEEETINDAVNAADYFKNNADFKGYQIIILGHSQGAYLMPEIAKKAQVSKYIFMAGNARPLQDLLVEQYEYLHAMDPAKVSAQAVQEVKKQVAFLNSSQFNLNSPASELPLGQSAAYWQYLKNYNQLNEVKKIKAPMFFAQGGKDYQVTEKDFNLWKNELKNNKAAVFKLYPSLSHLFIVGSGKPSPKDYETKGKVDEQFLKDLTQFIL, via the coding sequence ATGAAAAAGCTTTTAACCTTACTATTTATTGTTTACTCTGTTTTATCCTTTTCTCAGGACAGAAAAGAGATTGGCAATACTTTCATCAAAACTTTGCTGATAGATAAAAATACAGAAAAAGCACATTCTTATTTTGATTCTTCTGTAGCGGGATTGATTCCGGTAGAGCAGCTTAAATCCATCACAGAACAGCTTCAGGAACAACTTGGAGGATTAAAAAATATCCTTGAAGTAAACCATGAAGGAAATACGTACTATTATTATTCTGAATTTGAAAAAACAAAGCTGGATGTTCAGCTTACCTTTAGTGATAGCAATAAATTAATGGGTTTCTTTTTAATTCCTCATAAAACATTTGAAAAACCGGACGAGAAAACCACTTTGAAAATAAAAAGTGATGCTATAGAATTGAATGGAACACTCTTGATTCCGCCTTCCAATGATAAAAAGAGACTGGTTGTTTTCGTGCATGGCTCCGGGGCGAATGACAGGGATGAAACCATTGGAGAAAACAAACCATTTAAAGATATTGCAGAATATCTTTTAGCCAACGGAATTGCTTCTTACCGATATGATAAAAGGACTTATACCTACCCGGAGGCATTCAATGAAAAGTCTACTGTAGAGGAAGAAACCATCAATGATGCAGTGAATGCAGCCGATTATTTTAAGAATAATGCCGATTTTAAAGGATACCAGATTATTATTCTCGGACACAGCCAGGGAGCTTATCTGATGCCTGAAATTGCAAAAAAAGCCCAGGTTTCAAAGTATATTTTTATGGCAGGAAATGCAAGACCGCTTCAGGATCTGTTAGTTGAGCAATACGAATATCTTCATGCTATGGATCCGGCTAAAGTTTCTGCACAGGCTGTTCAGGAAGTAAAAAAGCAGGTGGCCTTTTTAAACTCATCTCAATTTAATTTAAATTCACCGGCATCTGAACTTCCTTTGGGGCAGTCTGCTGCGTACTGGCAATATTTAAAAAATTACAATCAGCTTAACGAGGTGAAAAAAATTAAAGCTCCTATGTTTTTTGCACAGGGCGGAAAAGATTATCAGGTCACTGAGAAAGATTTCAACCTTTGGAAGAATGAGCTGAAGAACAATAAAGCAGCAGTGTTTAAACTGTATCCATCTTTAAGTCATTTATTTATAGTTGGTTCCGGGAAACCTTCTCCAAAAGATTATGAAACGAAAGGAAAGGTAGATGAGCAGTTTTTAAAAGATTTGACACAGTTTATTTTGTGA